A portion of the Lolium rigidum isolate FL_2022 chromosome 1, APGP_CSIRO_Lrig_0.1, whole genome shotgun sequence genome contains these proteins:
- the LOC124696758 gene encoding zinc finger CCCH domain-containing protein 44-like isoform X1, producing the protein MDVGRKRAVPEGTNGGAATKRAKAESETGVGSKSKPCTKFFSTAGCPFGSNCHFLHNFPGGHQAVSKMTNLGGPAVAAPAGRMPMGPGGPDGPPTSGVKTRICNKFNTAEGCKWGNKCHFAHGERELGKPMILNNSMAPPMGPRPNGHFQPPPMPAPDMVPLSTFGASATTKISVDASLAGAIIGKGGVNTKHISRMTGAKLAIRDNEADPNLKNIELEGTFDQIKHASGMVTELIVRIGGNAPPPAKNPVRGSHAGGGGGNNFKTKLCDNFNKGSCTFGDRCHFAHGESELRKSAAA; encoded by the exons ATGGACGTGGGCCGCAAGAGGGCCGTGCCGGAGGGCACCAACGGTGGCGCCGCCACCAAGCGCGCGAAAG CAGAATCCGAGACGGGTGTAGGGAGCAAATCGAAGCCGTGCACCAAATTTTTCAG CACTGCTGGTTGTCCCTTTGGTTCGAATTGCCATTTTCTCCATAACTTCCCTGGAGGTCACCAGGCTGTTTCAAAGATGACCAACTTGGGTGGTCCAGCTGTTGCAGCTCCTGCAGGAAGAATGCCTATGGGACCTGGTGGTCCTGATGGGCCACCTACATCTGGCGTGAAGACTCGCATCTGTAACAAGTTCAACACTGCAGAAGGTTGTAAATGGGGGAACAAGTGTCACTTTGCTCATGGAGAGAGGGAGCTTGGAAAGCCCATGATATTGAACAACTCAATGGCACCTCCAATGGGACCAAGACCCAACGGGCACTTTCAGCCTCCACCGATGCCTGCCCCGGACATGGTTCCTCTCTCAACATTTGGTGCCTCAGCCACAACCAAGATCAGTGTTGATGCATCCCTTGCTGGCGCCATTATTGGCAAGGGTGGAGTCAACACGAAGCATATATCCCGAATGACTGGGGCCAAGCTAGCTATCCGGGATAACGAGGCTGACCCCAACCTTAAAAACATTGAACTTGAGGGAACGTTTGATCAGATCAAACATGCCAGTGGGATGGTGACGGAGCTAATTGTCCGCATTGGTGGCAACGCCCCTCCTCCAGCAAAGAACCCAGTGAGGGGATCTCATGCtgggggtggtggtggaaacAACTTCAAGACCAAGCTGTGTGACAACTTCAACAAAGGCTCTTGCACGTTTGGAGACAGGTGCCACTTCGCCCATGGTGAGAGTGAACTGCGTAAATCCGCTGCGGCTTGA
- the LOC124696758 gene encoding zinc finger CCCH domain-containing protein 44-like isoform X2: protein MDVGRKRAVPEGTNGGAATKRAKESETGVGSKSKPCTKFFSTAGCPFGSNCHFLHNFPGGHQAVSKMTNLGGPAVAAPAGRMPMGPGGPDGPPTSGVKTRICNKFNTAEGCKWGNKCHFAHGERELGKPMILNNSMAPPMGPRPNGHFQPPPMPAPDMVPLSTFGASATTKISVDASLAGAIIGKGGVNTKHISRMTGAKLAIRDNEADPNLKNIELEGTFDQIKHASGMVTELIVRIGGNAPPPAKNPVRGSHAGGGGGNNFKTKLCDNFNKGSCTFGDRCHFAHGESELRKSAAA from the exons ATGGACGTGGGCCGCAAGAGGGCCGTGCCGGAGGGCACCAACGGTGGCGCCGCCACCAAGCGCGCGAAAG AATCCGAGACGGGTGTAGGGAGCAAATCGAAGCCGTGCACCAAATTTTTCAG CACTGCTGGTTGTCCCTTTGGTTCGAATTGCCATTTTCTCCATAACTTCCCTGGAGGTCACCAGGCTGTTTCAAAGATGACCAACTTGGGTGGTCCAGCTGTTGCAGCTCCTGCAGGAAGAATGCCTATGGGACCTGGTGGTCCTGATGGGCCACCTACATCTGGCGTGAAGACTCGCATCTGTAACAAGTTCAACACTGCAGAAGGTTGTAAATGGGGGAACAAGTGTCACTTTGCTCATGGAGAGAGGGAGCTTGGAAAGCCCATGATATTGAACAACTCAATGGCACCTCCAATGGGACCAAGACCCAACGGGCACTTTCAGCCTCCACCGATGCCTGCCCCGGACATGGTTCCTCTCTCAACATTTGGTGCCTCAGCCACAACCAAGATCAGTGTTGATGCATCCCTTGCTGGCGCCATTATTGGCAAGGGTGGAGTCAACACGAAGCATATATCCCGAATGACTGGGGCCAAGCTAGCTATCCGGGATAACGAGGCTGACCCCAACCTTAAAAACATTGAACTTGAGGGAACGTTTGATCAGATCAAACATGCCAGTGGGATGGTGACGGAGCTAATTGTCCGCATTGGTGGCAACGCCCCTCCTCCAGCAAAGAACCCAGTGAGGGGATCTCATGCtgggggtggtggtggaaacAACTTCAAGACCAAGCTGTGTGACAACTTCAACAAAGGCTCTTGCACGTTTGGAGACAGGTGCCACTTCGCCCATGGTGAGAGTGAACTGCGTAAATCCGCTGCGGCTTGA
- the LOC124660638 gene encoding non-structural maintenance of chromosomes element 4 homolog A-like, producing the protein MARADSAKFSAIFTQVETLHKLVQKPREQIADAEALLDIATSLGASVRSQSALGITPSDLVAGLLKKFGTRADANGEGASLRWGRVGLAASHVFMAVPGCSTMVGPMKAEVKARRKHITRKRTPRPRRNDRPEQLVDPSETAKSDTDRNMAVLFDVLRKYKRARLENLILNRTSFAQTVENIFALSFLVKDGRVEITVNADGHHIVCPRNAPAASSIAKGKVVYNHFVFRFDFQDWKLMKGIVAEGEELMQHRPSSLSTSGGNNHQETPARSTPRGNQSPVSPANSMSGASNEPEMPTHTTPIRKLCRNRGLVMQAQQDEMASPGTLEVMVMEDTHMSPQDKSSVTGRLDVMVIKEEMVKDRKEVFHTYKRRRPLAQDLVQEFNRVG; encoded by the exons ATGGCGCGCGCGGATTCGGCCAAGTTCAGCGCCATCTTCACGCAGGTCGAGACCCTGCACAAGCTCG TTCAGAAGCCCAGGGAGCAGATAGCCGACGCGGAGGCATTGCTGGACATCGCGACCAGTCTGGGGGCATCAGTAAGGTCGCAGTCAGCGCTAGGGATCACACCCTCTGATCTCGTTGCTGGACTGCTCAAGAAGTTTGGGACGCGGGCAGATGCCAATGGCGAGGGTGCCTCGCTGAGATGGGGCCGTGTTGGGCTTGCTGCATCCCACGTTTTCATGGCTGTGCCTGGATGCTCCACCAT GGTTGGTCCCATGAAGGCAGAAGTGAAGGCGCGGAGGAAACATATCACTAGAAAGAGGACCCCAAGGCCCCGTAGAAATGATCGCCCTGAGCAG CTTGTTGATCCATCAGAGACAGCAAAAAGTGACACAGACAGGAACATGGCTGTTCTATTTGATGTTCTGAGGAAGTATAAAAGAGCAAGACTTGAAAACCTTATTTTAAATAGGACCTCCTTTGCCCAAACGGTGGAGAATATATTTGCTTTGTCATTCCTAGTTAAAGATGGCAGAGTGGAAATCACTGTGAATGCTGATGGGCATCATATTGTCT GTCCAAGGAATGCACCTGCTGCTAGTTCGATTGCCAAAGGAAAAGTGGTATACAATCACTTCGTCTTCAGATTTGATTTCCAGGATTGGAAG CTTATGAAAGGGATAGTCGCAGAGGGGGAAGAACTGATGCAGCACAGGCCGTCTTCTCTCAGCACGTCTGGAGGAAACAACCATCAGGAGACGCCTGCACGCAGCACACCTCGGGGGAATCAGTCTCCTGTGTCCCCTGCAAACAGCATGTCCGGTGCAAGCAACGAGCCTGAGATGCCAACGCACACAACGCCGATCAGGAAGCTCTGCAGGAACCGGGGCTTGGTCATGCAAGCACAGCAGGATGAGATGGCATCCCCGGGAACATTGGAAGTCATGGTCATGGAAGATACGCATATGAGTCCCCAAGACAAGTCGAGTGTTACGGGCAGACTGGACGTCATGGTGATTAAGGAGGAGATGGTCAAGGATAGGAAAGAAGTTTTCCACACCTACAAGCGCAGGCGCCCCCTCGCCCAGGACCTCGTTCAGGAGTTTAACCGAGTGGGCTGA